One segment of Mycobacterium spongiae DNA contains the following:
- a CDS encoding PPE family protein produces MNFSVLPPEINSLRIFAGAGPGPMLAAAAGWDGLAAELASAARFFGSATAELANGSWQGPASVAMTAAASPYTAWLAGGATSAAQAAGQARAVAGAFEAVQAATVHPAIVAANRNGFVQLVMSNLFGQNAPAIAAAEAAYEQMWAQDVAAMVGYHGAVSAAASALTPFTQPLQSLMGLPGQNAGAAAASPAMGSAAAAGAAAAAPARTLVLNLGLANLGGSNVGNGNVGLANLGSGNFGSNNVGLGNFGSNNVGSGNLGNLNIGPANLGNFNLGFGNAGSNNTGLANTGIGNIGFGNTGNNNIGIGLTGNNQIGIGGLNSGSNNLGLFNSGNGNIGFFNSGTGNFGIGNSGSYNTGLWNTGEANTGFFNAGAFNTGGFNAGDANTGSFNTGSYNTGDANPGNSNTGSLNTGDTNTGFLNSGNINTGGFNVGDMNNGFFSTANGQGGLAFEIATPDITLPPIEIPGVSVPTFNLPELTIPSISIPGGTTPADITVGGFSLPAITVPILSTPSLQFDGFQTPGIVFNGTGLPSFRIPEITVSAPSGGTPIINIDSTLIGGTIEILPATIGPITFEDGGFINPFSTGTFTITSFTFPTFSTTSEFFIPSIGVGGFTLPQITIPATATPPLTVPPIGIGGFTTPGVTIPGISLASTTITTAVVPQPPGFFNTSTAPSSGFFNTGAGSSSGFGNNGSGISGLFNTSPAGGTFASGFQNFGSISSGLSNLGSGVSGLGNVGTLPFASSSLVSGLANIGDRLAGFFFQGTTP; encoded by the coding sequence ATGAATTTTTCGGTCTTGCCTCCTGAGATCAACTCACTCAGAATCTTCGCTGGTGCCGGGCCCGGGCCGATGTTGGCAGCCGCGGCCGGCTGGGATGGATTGGCCGCTGAGCTGGCCTCGGCGGCCAGGTTTTTCGGATCAGCGACCGCGGAATTGGCCAATGGGTCGTGGCAAGGTCCGGCGTCGGTAGCAATGACGGCTGCGGCCTCCCCCTACACGGCATGGTTAGCCGGGGGCGCCACCAGCGCCGCCCAGGCGGCCGGACAGGCCCGGGCGGTGGCGGGTGCCTTTGAGGCGGTGCAGGCCGCTACCGTGCATCCAGCGATCGTGGCAGCCAACCGGAACGGGTTCGTCCAGTTGGTGATGTCGAACCTGTTCGGGCAAAACGCCCCGGCGATCGCGGCAGCTGAAGCCGCCTATGAGCAGATGTGGGCTCAGGATGTGGCCGCAATGGTCGGATACCACGGCGCGGTTTCGGCGGCCGCGTCGGCGTTGACCCCGTTCACCCAACCGCTCCAGTCGCTGATGGGCTTGCCAGGCCAGAACGCCGGCGCGGCTGCAGCCAGCCCCGCCATGGGCAGCGCGGCTGCCGCCGGCGCGGCTGCGGCAGCACCCGCCCGGACGCTCGTGCTTAACCTAGGGCTGGCCAACCTCGGCGGCAGCAACGTGGGCAATGGAAATGTCGGCCTGGCTAACTTGGGCAGCGGAAACTTTGGTAGCAACAATGTCGGTCTCGGAAACTTCGGCAGCAACAATGTCGGCTCCGGAAACCTGGGCAATCTCAACATCGGTCCCGCAAACCTCGGCAACTTTAACCTCGGGTTCGGCAACGCGGGCAGCAATAATACCGGTCTTGCGAATACCGGGATCGGGAACATCGGCTTTGGCAACACGGGCAACAACAACATCGGGATCGGGCTCACCGGAAACAACCAGATTGGCATCGGCGGCCTGAACTCGGGCAGCAATAATCTCGGGTTGTTCAACTCAGGAAACGGAAATATCGGGTTCTTCAACTCCGGCACCGGAAACTTCGGTATCGGAAACTCGGGCAGCTACAACACGGGCCTATGGAACACCGGAGAAGCTAACACGGGATTCTTCAACGCCGGCGCGTTCAACACCGGCGGCTTCAACGCCGGCGATGCAAACACGGGCAGCTTCAACACCGGCAGCTACAACACGGGCGACGCGAACCCGGGCAACTCCAACACCGGCAGCCTCAACACGGGTGACACCAACACCGGCTTTCTCAACTCGGGCAACATCAACACCGGCGGCTTCAACGTGGGCGACATGAACAACGGCTTCTTTTCGACAGCCAATGGCCAGGGTGGCCTCGCCTTTGAAATCGCCACGCCCGATATAACCCTGCCCCCCATAGAGATACCCGGGGTCAGCGTCCCGACTTTCAACCTACCCGAGCTAACGATACCGTCGATATCTATTCCAGGGGGGACGACGCCTGCCGATATTACGGTGGGCGGGTTTAGCTTGCCCGCTATAACGGTGCCCATCCTGAGTACGCCCAGTTTGCAGTTCGACGGCTTTCAGACACCCGGCATCGTCTTCAACGGGACGGGCTTACCATCTTTTAGAATACCCGAGATTACCGTCTCCGCCCCCTCCGGAGGAACCCCAATAATTAACATAGATAGCACCCTCATTGGGGGGACAATTGAGATCCTGCCAGCTACAATTGGACCAATAACATTTGAGGACGGCGGCTTCATTAACCCTTTCAGCACCGGCACCTTCACCATCACTAGTTTCACATTCCCCACCTTCAGCACAACCTCAGAGTTTTTTATCCCGTCCATCGGCGTCGGCGGTTTCACCTTGCCGCAAATCACCATCCCAGCGACTGCCACGCCACCGCTTACCGTCCCCCCGATCGGCATCGGCGGCTTCACAACTCCCGGTGTCACCATCCCCGGCATCAGCCTGGCCAGCACCACCATCACGACTGCGGTCGTCCCGCAGCCGCCGGGCTTCTTCAATACGAGCACCGCACCGTCTTCGGGCTTCTTCAATACCGGCGCCGGTAGCAGCTCGGGATTCGGCAATAATGGCTCCGGCATTTCGGGCTTGTTCAACACCAGTCCCGCGGGGGGCACCTTCGCCTCGGGCTTCCAGAACTTCGGTTCGATCTCCTCCGGGCTTTCCAACCTCGGCAGCGGCGTATCGGGTCTCGGCAACGTGGGCACCCTGCCCTTCGCCAGTAGCAGCCTGGTCTCCGGGCTAGCAAACATCGGCGACAGGCTCGCGGGCTTCTTCTTCCAGGGCACCACGCCATAG
- a CDS encoding TetR/AcrR family transcriptional regulator — MATMPQGRTPQDQPSVRDDLLHAAISLLDDHGPDALQARKVAAEAGTSTMAVYTHFAGMRELITEVVAEGFRQFDAALTVPQTADPVADFLSAGVAYRRYAIERPHMYRLMFGSAPAQGISAPVPDVLALTLSEIYQSFPAFGHVVRGMHRSMLVGRISLGPKPDDAAVESAAVAAAAQFWALMHGFVMLELAGFFGSEGSAFAPVLASMTTNLLIAMGDQPQQVVQSLLSALGTS, encoded by the coding sequence ATGGCAACGATGCCGCAAGGAAGGACTCCACAAGACCAGCCCAGCGTGCGTGACGATCTGCTGCACGCCGCTATCAGTCTGCTCGACGACCACGGCCCGGATGCGTTGCAGGCCAGAAAGGTGGCCGCTGAGGCCGGAACCTCGACGATGGCGGTGTACACCCATTTCGCCGGAATGCGCGAGCTAATCACAGAAGTCGTCGCCGAAGGTTTCCGGCAGTTTGATGCGGCCCTGACTGTGCCGCAGACTGCTGATCCGGTCGCCGACTTCCTGAGCGCTGGCGTCGCCTATCGGCGCTATGCCATTGAGCGGCCGCACATGTATCGTCTGATGTTCGGCAGCGCCCCCGCACAAGGCATCAGCGCACCTGTTCCCGACGTCCTGGCGCTCACGCTCTCGGAGATCTACCAGAGCTTCCCTGCTTTCGGACACGTGGTGCGTGGGATGCACCGGTCAATGTTGGTGGGACGTATTTCGCTGGGTCCCAAACCTGACGACGCGGCCGTCGAATCAGCAGCAGTGGCCGCCGCCGCCCAATTCTGGGCGTTGATGCACGGGTTCGTGATGCTTGAATTGGCTGGTTTTTTCGGGAGCGAGGGCTCGGCATTCGCCCCGGTGCTCGCCTCGATGACCACGAACCTACTGATCGCCATGGGCGACCAGCCCCAGCAGGTGGTCCAGTCACTGCTTTCGGCCTTGGGCACCAGCTGA
- a CDS encoding PE family protein gives MSYVIAVPEVLITAAADLASLGAALAETNAGAAAQTTGIAAAGADEVSTAIAGLFSAHAEAYQGLGAQASAFHAQFVQVLTASAGAYASAEAASASPLQGVQQGLLNAVNEPIQALSGRPLIGNGANGAPGSGAAGAPGGWLLGNGGAGGSGAPGGAGGVGGAAGLIGTGGAGGPGGSSTTGSGGAGGAGGAGGSLLGAGGVGGIGGISSVATGGHGGAGGAGGLFGAGGLGGAGGGSLSASSAGGAGGAGGAGGLLAGLVGAGGGHGGTGGFGGDGGAGGSGGNGGLVFGSGGAGGVGGVGIDAVDGAGGAGGAGGNAGQLFGSGGVGGAGGTVTGGGSVIGGAGGAGGDAGLLFGSGGAGGVGGTGVTGGAGGAGGGAGLFGNGGIGGTGGASVFGDGGAGGIGGRAGLVLGNGGAGGAGGEGVAAGGAGGTGGNGALIGNGGNGGIGGAGTTTGSTGVGGTSGLLLGLDGFNAPASTSPLHSLQQQTLGAINAPIQALTGRPLIGNGVPGAPGSGSNGAPGGWLLGDGGTGGSGTTDSGLRGGAGGAAGLLGTGGMGGAGGASSVGSGGAGGAGGVGGWLLGDGGAGGAGGASSVAGGGVGGAGGVGGLLSAGGLGGAGAASFGGDGGAGGAGGAGGLFGGLLGAGGGNGGHGGFGGVGGGVGGIGGNSGLLGGAGGAGGAGGFSSSGDGGAGGAGGNAGLLFGAGGVGGDGGFGSDTGGAGGTGGTGGQLFGSGGAGGAGGEGDKGGPGGVGGNAVLIGNGGNGGNGTPTGSPGTGGLLLGHNGLNGLP, from the coding sequence GTGTCGTATGTGATTGCGGTACCTGAGGTGTTGATTACAGCGGCAGCCGATTTGGCTAGTCTTGGCGCGGCGCTGGCGGAAACTAATGCGGGTGCGGCCGCTCAGACGACGGGGATCGCGGCTGCGGGCGCGGATGAGGTGTCGACGGCGATCGCGGGATTGTTTTCTGCCCACGCCGAGGCTTATCAGGGGCTCGGCGCGCAGGCGAGCGCGTTTCATGCCCAGTTTGTGCAGGTGTTGACCGCCAGTGCGGGGGCGTACGCGAGTGCCGAAGCCGCTAGTGCCTCACCGCTGCAAGGTGTGCAGCAGGGCCTGCTCAACGCGGTGAACGAGCCGATTCAGGCGCTGAGTGGGCGCCCGTTGATCGGCAACGGCGCCAACGGTGCACCCGGTAGCGGGGCCGCCGGTGCCCCAGGTGGCTGGTTGCTCGGTAACGGTGGGGCCGGCGGGTCGGGTGCGCCCGGCGGGGCCGGTGGTGTCGGAGGGGCTGCCGGGCTGATCGGCACTGGAGGCGCTGGCGGCCCCGGCGGGAGTTCTACGACAGGTAGCGGCGGGGCGGGCGGGGCCGGCGGGGCCGGCGGGTCGTTGCTGGGCGCTGGCGGGGTGGGTGGGATCGGCGGAATCTCATCTGTCGCCACCGGCGGGCATGGCGGTGCTGGCGGGGCTGGGGGGCTGTTCGGGGCGGGTGGGCTGGGCGGGGCCGGCGGAGGCAGCCTGTCCGCCAGCTCGGCCGGCGGGGCCGGCGGGGCCGGCGGGGCCGGCGGGCTGCTGGCCGGGTTGGTCGGTGCCGGCGGCGGTCATGGCGGCACCGGCGGGTTCGGCGGGGATGGGGGAGCCGGCGGGTCTGGCGGCAACGGAGGCCTGGTGTTCGGTAGCGGCGGGGCGGGCGGGGTCGGCGGCGTCGGCATTGATGCCGTCGACGGGGCCGGGGGTGCTGGTGGGGCTGGCGGTAATGCGGGTCAGTTGTTCGGCAGCGGCGGCGTTGGCGGGGCCGGCGGCACCGTCACTGGCGGCGGTTCTGTTATCGGGGGTGCCGGTGGGGCTGGCGGCGACGCTGGGCTGCTGTTCGGCAGTGGCGGGGCCGGCGGGGTCGGCGGCACCGGGGTCACTGGTGGGGCGGGTGGGGCTGGCGGCGGCGCCGGCTTGTTTGGCAACGGTGGAATCGGCGGGACCGGCGGCGCCAGCGTTTTTGGCGACGGGGGTGCCGGCGGGATCGGCGGCAGGGCCGGTCTGGTGCTCGGCAACGGCGGTGCCGGCGGGGCCGGCGGAGAAGGCGTAGCGGCCGGTGGGGCTGGCGGGACCGGTGGCAATGGTGCGTTGATCGGCAACGGCGGCAACGGCGGCATCGGCGGCGCCGGCACCACCACCGGCAGCACCGGTGTCGGCGGTACCAGTGGGCTGCTGTTAGGGCTGGACGGTTTCAACGCCCCGGCCAGCACCTCGCCCTTGCATTCCCTGCAACAACAGACACTGGGCGCGATCAACGCGCCCATCCAGGCATTGACCGGACGGCCGCTGATCGGCAACGGTGTGCCCGGGGCGCCTGGTAGTGGGTCCAATGGAGCCCCCGGGGGATGGTTGCTCGGCGATGGCGGGACCGGCGGATCCGGCACTACAGACTCGGGTCTGCGGGGCGGGGCCGGCGGGGCTGCCGGGCTGTTGGGCACTGGCGGGATGGGCGGGGCCGGCGGAGCCAGCAGTGTCGGCAGCGGTGGGGCTGGCGGGGCTGGCGGGGTCGGCGGGTGGCTGTTGGGCGACGGCGGGGCCGGCGGGGCCGGCGGAGCTAGCAGTGTCGCCGGCGGCGGGGTCGGCGGGGCTGGCGGGGTCGGCGGGCTATTGAGCGCCGGCGGGCTTGGCGGGGCCGGTGCGGCTAGCTTCGGCGGCGACGGCGGGGCCGGTGGGGCCGGCGGGGCCGGCGGGCTGTTCGGTGGGTTGCTCGGCGCTGGCGGCGGTAACGGCGGCCACGGCGGATTCGGCGGCGTCGGCGGGGGTGTCGGCGGGATCGGCGGCAACTCCGGGCTACTCGGCGGTGCCGGCGGTGCCGGCGGGGCCGGCGGATTCAGCTCTAGTGGCGACGGGGGTGCTGGTGGGGCCGGCGGCAACGCCGGGTTGCTGTTCGGCGCCGGCGGCGTCGGCGGGGACGGCGGTTTCGGCAGCGACACCGGTGGGGCCGGCGGGACCGGCGGCACCGGTGGGCAGTTGTTCGGCAGCGGTGGGGCCGGTGGCGCTGGCGGGGAAGGCGACAAGGGTGGGCCCGGTGGGGTCGGCGGGAACGCCGTGCTGATCGGCAACGGCGGCAACGGCGGCAATGGCACACCCACGGGCAGCCCCGGCACCGGCGGACTTCTGCTAGGTCACAACGGGCTCAACGGGTTGCCGTAG
- the cmrA gene encoding mycolate reductase (Catalyzes the final step in mycolic acid biosynthesis.) — protein MSIPAPNADARAVVTGASQNIGEALATELAARGHSLIVTARREDVLTDLAARLADKYRIAVDVRPADLSDPGERAKLCDELSTRPISILCANAGTATFGPVSSLEPAGEKAQVQLNALAVHDLTLAVLPGMIERRAGGILISGSAAGNSPIPYNATYAATKAFVNTFSESLRGELRGSGVHVTLLAPGPVRTDLPDAAEASLVERLVPDFLWISTEHTARLSLDALERNKMRVVPGLTSKAMSVASQYAPRAIIAPIVGSFYKKLGGG, from the coding sequence ATGTCAATCCCCGCACCCAATGCCGACGCCCGCGCCGTGGTCACCGGAGCGTCGCAAAACATCGGCGAGGCCCTGGCGACGGAACTCGCCGCACGCGGGCACAGCCTGATCGTTACCGCGCGCCGCGAGGACGTGCTGACCGACCTGGCCGCCCGCCTGGCCGACAAGTACCGCATCGCCGTCGACGTGCGACCGGCCGACCTTTCCGACCCGGGAGAACGGGCCAAACTGTGCGACGAACTGTCTACCCGGCCCATCTCGATTCTGTGCGCCAACGCGGGTACGGCAACATTCGGCCCGGTCTCGTCGCTGGAACCGGCCGGCGAGAAGGCGCAGGTGCAGTTGAATGCTCTGGCGGTGCACGACCTTACGCTGGCGGTGCTGCCGGGCATGATCGAGCGCAGGGCCGGCGGGATCTTGATTTCCGGTTCCGCGGCGGGCAATTCGCCCATTCCCTACAACGCTACGTATGCCGCCACCAAGGCCTTTGTGAACACCTTCAGCGAATCGCTGCGGGGTGAACTACGTGGCTCCGGTGTGCACGTCACCCTGCTGGCACCCGGTCCAGTGCGCACCGACCTACCGGATGCCGCCGAGGCATCGCTGGTCGAGAGACTGGTGCCGGACTTCTTGTGGATCTCGACCGAACACACCGCCCGGCTATCGCTGGATGCCTTGGAACGCAACAAGATGCGCGTTGTTCCAGGCCTGACGTCGAAAGCGATGTCGGTGGCGAGCCAATACGCTCCGCGCGCTATCATCGCTCCGATCGTGGGCAGCTTCTACAAGAAGCTGGGCGGCGGGTAG